The proteins below come from a single Leopardus geoffroyi isolate Oge1 chromosome D3, O.geoffroyi_Oge1_pat1.0, whole genome shotgun sequence genomic window:
- the RPLP0 gene encoding 60S acidic ribosomal protein P0, whose amino-acid sequence MPREDRATWKSNYFLKIIQLLDDYPKCFIVGADNVGSKQMQQIRMSLRGKAVVLMGKNTMMRKAIRGHLENNPALEKLLPHIRGNVGFVFTKEDLTEIRDMLLANKVPAAARAGAIAPCEVTVPAQNTGLGPEKTSFFQALGITTKISRGTIEILSDVQLIKTGDKVGASEATLLNMLNISPFSFGLIIQQVFDNGSIYNPEVLDITEETLHSRFLEGVRNVASVCLQIGYPTVASVPHSIINGYKRVLALSVETDYTFPLAEKVKAFLADPSAFVAAAPVAAATTAAPAAAAAPAKVEAKEESEESDEDMGFGLFD is encoded by the exons ATGCCCAGGGAAGACAGGGCGACCTGGAAGTCCAACTACTTCCTTAAGATCATC CAACTTTTGGATGATTATCCAAAATGCTTCATTGTGGGAGCAGACAATGTAGGTTCCAAGCAGATGCAGCAGATCCGCATGTCCCTCCGCGGGAAGGCTGTCGTGCTGATGGGCAAGAACACCATGATGCGCAAGGCCATCCGAGGGCATCTGGAGAACAACCCAGCTCTGGAGAA ACTGTTGCCTCATATCCGGGGGAATGTGGGCTTTGTGTTCACCAAGGAAGACCTCACTGAGATCAGGGACATGCTGCTGGCTAATAAG GTGCCAGCTGCTGCTCGTGCTGGTGCCATAGCCCCATGTGAAGTCACTGTGCCAGCCCAGAACACTGGTCTGGGGCCCGAGAAGACTTCCTTCTTCCAGGCTTTAGGCATCACCACTAAGATCTCCAGGGGCACCATTGAAATCCTG AGTGATGTGCAGCTGATTAAGACTGGAGACAAAGTGGGAGCCAGCGAAGCCACACTGTTGAACATGCTGAAcatctcccccttctcctttggGCTGATCATCCAGCAGGTGTTTGACAATGGCAGCATCTACAACCCTGAAGTGCTTGACATCACAGAGGAGACCCTGCATTCTCGCTTCCTGGAG GGTGTTCGCAATGTTGCCAGTGTATGTCTGCAGATAGGTTACCCGACTGTTGCATCAGTGCCCCATTCTATCATCAATGGGTATAAGCGGGTCCTGGCTTTGTCTGTGGAGACTGATTATACCTTCCCACTTGCTGAAAAG GTCAAGGCCTTCTTGGCTGATCCATCTGCATTTGTGGCTGCTGCCCCCGTGGCCGCTGCCACCACTGCTgcacctgctgctgctgcagcCCCAGCCAAGGTTGAAGCAAAGGAAGAGTCGGAGGAATCAGATGAGGATATGGGATTTGGTCTCTTTGACTAA